GCCATGCCGCCTCCGCCAATCATATCAAGAATCTTATAGCGGCCGCTTAATCTTCTTCCCTTAATCATCATTTATCATCCCGCTCTCATTGCTTTCAAAATACTCAGCAATCACGAGCGTAATATTGTCTTCGCCGCCATTATTATTGGCCTGTTCAATCAGCACTGAGGCTTTTTCCTCCAGAGTTCGTCCGCTTTTGAGGATTTCAATCATTTCAGCCACATCTACCTTGTTGGACAAACCGTCAGAGCATAATAATAATAAATCGCCCTCTTCAAACGTTATGGTTTTGATATCCATCTCAACCGCTGCTTCAGTTCCCAATGCCCGGAGGAGCACATTTTTTCTTGGATGATGCTCAGCATCTTCCTTGGTAATCTGCCCGGACCTTACAAGTTCATTCACTAGGGAATGATCTTCCGTCAGCTGCTGAAAACCCGATTCATTCAAGATATAACATCTGCTGTCGCCGATATTGGCAATTGTCGCAAAACGATCAGTACAGATTGCAGCCACAACAGTTGTTCCCATGCCTTCACATTGTTCATTTTCTTTCGAATGTTCATAAAGAATGGTGTTGACCTCTGCAATATACTTCCGCAGCCATCCTTCCGCCTCTTCGGCAGTCTGAAAGTCATCTGTCTGATCCCAGAATCCTTTTAAACTTGTTAGCGTCATTTCGCTTGCCACATCGCCAGCCCGGTGGCCGCCCATGCCATCTGCTACGATGGCAAGGCGCTGCCCCTTGCTGTTCACATAGATGCCGCCATTATCTTCGTTATGCTGCCTGACTTTGCCTTGATCTGTCATAAAAACAGCTTTCATTCTGTCACCTCGTCTCCTCTTTTCGCTCCTTTGCACGAAGTTGTCCGCATGCTGCATCTATATCATGACCGTGCTCCCTGCGAATGGTTACATTAATGCCGTGGTTCTTCAGTGTCTTTTCAAAAGCAAAAATTTGATCCTTGGGTGTCCTCACATAATCTCGTTCAGGCACATAGTTTACTGGAATCAGGTTAACATGGCACTTCACATTTTTTATTAGCTTTGCCAGCTCTTCGGCATGTTCCACCTGGTCATTGACCCCTCCGAATAATCCATATTCGAAACTCACTCGTCTGCCTGTTTTATTTATATAGTACCTGATTGAATCCATAAGGTCCGGCAGCTTATAAGCTCTATTTATTGGCATCAGGCGGCTTCTGATTTCTGTGTTTGGAGCATGTAATGAGATCGCGAAATTGATCTGCATATTTTCATCTGCAAATTTATAGATTTTTGGGATGATTCCGCTAGTCGAAACAGTGATATGGCGCGCACCGATATTCAGCCCTTTATCATGGTTGATTATCTTCAGGAATGACAGCATACTGTCATAATTATCAAATGGCTCACCGATCCCCATAATAACAACCGAGCTGACCCGTTCATCTGTCTCATCTAGTGCCTGTTGTACTTTTACGACCTGAGCAACGATTTCTCCTGCTTCAAGATTCCGTTTTAATCCGCCTAAAGTTGAAGCACAGAATGTACAGCCGATTCGGCAGCCCACTTGAGTAGTTACACATACTGAATTACCATAGTCATGCCTCATCAGTACGGTTTCAATGGAATAGCCATCATGAAGTTCAAATAAAAATTTTATTGTCCCATCAGCTGACTCCTGCTGAATGATCGTTTTAAGAGTTGTCAGCGAAAAATTTGCTGATAGCGTATCTCTTAACCCTTTTGACAGGTTCGTCATATCCTCAAATGATGTGATTCTTTTTGTGTAAAGCCAATCAAAAATTTGCTCAGCCCTGAAAGCTTTCTCATTATTTTCTTTAAGCCAATCCTTCAGCTCATTCAGCTGTAAAGTATAAACGGATGGTTTTTGTTCTGCTTCTGTTATTTTCTCTGCTGCTGTTTGTTCCATTTATTGCACCTTCTTTCTCAGACAGGCTATATAAAACCCGTCCGAACCAATATCCTGCGGTAAAATCTGCAGTTCAAAATTATCTATAAACGGAGCAATTGCTTTAGGCATTCGCTCACGAACTGATATATCTCCCTCAAATTCCGCATTATTCTTTAAAAACGACTGGACAACATGCTGATTCTCTTCCTTGTCCACTGTACATGTACTATAAACAAGAATACCACCTTTTTTCAGCAAAGGTGAAACGGCATCCAAAAGATTTCTTTGAATCTTATGAAGATGATATAAATCATCTTCTTTTTTTGTGTATTTCATATCAGGCTTTCTTCTCATAACTCCAAGGCCTGAGCATGGGGCATCCACTAAAATACGGTCAAATGATTCTTTTTCATAATGCTCCTGCACTTTCCTGCTGTCAAGGGCATTTGTCTTAATATTCGATAGTCCCAGTCTATCGGCATTATCATTAATCAGCTTTACTTTATGCTCGTGAAGGTCCAGCGAAATGACTTGTCCAGTATTTTGCATTTTTTCTGCAATATGTGTGGTTTTTCCTCCGGGTGCTGCGCAGGCATCCAGAATCTTTTCATTTGGATTTCCTCCAAGGGCATAAGCAGCGAGCATGGAGCTTTCGTCCTGAATAGTAATCAGGCCATCTTTGAAGACACGCGAATTGGCAAGGTTTCCTCTTAAACATTTAATGGCAACTGGTATAAACTGACTTGGTTCCACTTCAAATCCTTCTTCCTTAAGAAGTGACAAGCATTCTTCCCTCGAGGCCTTTACCTCATTTACCCTTGCAGTCTGAAGTGGAGCAGTCAAGTTAATTTCACACATTTTCTTTGTTTCTTCAAACCCAAGCTGATCGGCCCATCTTTTTACAAGCCACGCGGGATGACTAGTCTCAATGGAAAGGCGTTCAACACTGTCTTCAATTTGCTCAAGATCAGGAAGCCCCTTTCTTTGAACGTTCCTGAGCACGCCATTGACCATGCCGGAAATCCCTTTATGCCCCCATCGTTTTGCTATTTCTACTGCCTCGAAAATAGCTGCGCGATCTGGAATTTTATCAAGAAAAACCATCTGATACAGTGTAAGCCTTAAGAGCTGGTTTACCCAGCTTTCAATTTTTTTATTGCCTGCTAAAAAAGGCTGCAGGTAAAAATCGAGTGTCATCCGGCGTTGAAGGGTACCATAAGTCAGTTCAGTAAGAAGACCGATGTCCTTCTGGTCAATTTCGTTCTTTTTTATGGCGTTATTAAGTAATAGATTGCTGTAGGACTGATTTTTTTCAATGGCTTCGAGAAGTTCCAGTGCAGTTTCTCTTACATTTTTCTTTTTTAGCTTTTTCATTCGGAGTCTCCCAAACGGCCGCCGGGAGTTAGATGGGATCCTGAGCCTCTTAAAAATTGTTCTGCTGGCATCTTTTTCTTTCCGGAAGGCTGCAGTTCTGTAATTTTAATGGCTGTCTCATTCCCTGCTGCCACAACGATTCCATCTTCCTCAAGCCTGATAATTGTTCCCGGTTCTTTGTTTTCAGCAGATTTAACCTTCTCCGAATTCCAGATTTTAATCACTTTGCCGTCAAAAGTTGTATAGGCAACCGGCCATGGATTTAACCCTCTAATGTGGTTATAGATTTCTTCACCAGTTTTGCCCCAGTCGATTTTTTCCTGTTCTCTTTTAATGTTATAAGCAAAAGTGGCTTCTTCATCATTTTGCCTGATGGGAGTGAGTTCACTATTCAGGAGCTTTGGCAGTGTTTCAGACAAAAGCTTTGACCCAGCAGCGCTAAGTTTATCGTGAAGAGTGCCAACTGTATCTCTTTCCGTAATCGGCACTTCCACTTGTGTTAAAATATCGCCGGCATCAAGCTTCTCAGCCATGTACATAATGGTGATTCCCGTTTTTTCTTTCCCCTGCAGAATGGAGTAGTGAATAGGTGCACCGCCGCGCAATTCAGGAAGCAATGATGCATGTACATTTATGCAGCCGAACTTGGGTGCATCCAAAAGCTCCTTCGGCAAAATTTGTCCAAATGCAGCCGTGACAACCAGGTCAGGCTTAAGAGCAAGAACTTTCTCCAGCTCTTCTGGCTGGCGGATTTTTTCGGGCTGATACACAGGGATGCCCTGTTTTTCAGCTTCGACTTTTACAGGCGGGGAGTAAGAACCTTTTTCCTTCCAACAGGCCTGTCGGGCTGAGTAACCACTCCGATTACTTCATATCCGTCCTCTATTATTTGCTTCAGTACAGGCACTGAAAAATCGGGTGTGCCCATAAATACGATTTTTGTCATTCAGCTTCCAATCCTTCCAACTCTTCTTCGTTCAAGTATCTTGTAACTTTTGAGGTAAATAGCACCCCATGCAAATGATCAATTTCATGGAGGATCGCTCTTGCCAGGAAATCCTCAGCCTCGAGGGTAAAATATTTCCCTTTTCGATCCTGCGCCTTGATTTTTACATATTCAGGCCTTGTTACTTCACCATATAACCCAGGAAAGCTCAGGCACCCTTCAGGGCCTGTCTGTTCCCCATTCGTTTCAAGGATTTCCGGATTTATTATTTCAATTGTTCCAAATTCATCATCTATATCAACAATGGCAATTTGCCTGCTAAGCCCGATTTGCGGAGCAGCAAGCCCGACACCATCGAATTCGATCATCGTATCATACATATCATTTAACAGCTTGCCCAGTTTTTTATCAAACACCTTAACGGGTTCGCATTCTGCCTCCAGAACCTCAGCCGGATAAGATACAATTTTTTTTACTGCCAAAACATTTCCTCCATTTTTATCTATTTTCAACCAAATTGAGTTTATTCATAACCACAAAAACAGAAGCTCCTGAGAAGCTCCTCCTAAATAGCTAACGCTTTTAGACGTATGATTTGATGCTGTAAAACGTTCTTAGTAAGGCCAACAGTTCTGTAAGTTCAAACAAACTAACCTTATGGTTAAGAAATTACATTAAAATATAAGGATTCAGGTCAATTGAGACGGATAGGCCCCCAGTAGCAATATCCTGCTGATAATTATCCAGGACTTTCTTCAGCGCCAGGCCAAGTTCCGGCTCCCGCTTGTATTTTATCAGACATTGATACCGATATCTATTATTGATCCGCGGTATCGGCGATGCAACTGGACCAAGGACTTTACTCTCTGCAGATAATTTTGACTGAATATACTGCGTGATCTTCTCAGTTACCGAAACAGCCTTCATTAATTCCTCGTGGCTGACGGTGACAAGGGATATATAGTAGAAAGGGGGATATCTATGAATTTTGCGGACCATCATTTCTCTTTCATAAAATTTATCGTAATCCTGCTCCCCCGCCAGTTCAATACTATAATGTTCAGGAGTGTAGGTCTGAATAATTACCTCCCCTTCCAATTCATGCCTCCCTGCACGCCCGCTTACCTGAGTCAGAAGCTGAAAGGTTTTTTCAGAAGATCGGAAATCAGGCAGGTGCAGCATCGTGTCTGCCGATAGTACGCCTACTAAGGTAATATTGGGGAAATCAAGACCCTTAGCAATCATCTGAGTCCCAAGAAGAATATCTGCATGCCCTTCCTGGAATTGATCAAGGAGCTTTTCATGTGCTCCCTTCCTGCTGGTTGTATCGACATCCATCCGGATTACCTTCGCTTCCGGCAAAATTTTCGCCAATTCCTCTTCCACTTTTTGAGTGCCTGTTCCAAAATAACGAATATGCTCACTTTCGCATTCCGGACATGCATTTGGAACTGGTGCCTCATAGCCGCAGTAATGGCATTTCATCTGCTGGTTATACCGATGATAAGTCAAAGATATATCACAATGAGGACAATTAATAACATATCCGCAGTCCCTGCACATAACAAATGAGGAATGTCCTCTTTTATTTAAAAATAATACGATCTGCTCTTTTTTCCCGAGACGGTCTTTAATTTTTTCGAGGAGTTTCCTTGAGAACATCGAGCGGTTCCCTTCACGCAGCTCTTCCCGCATATCAATGATATCAACGGAAGGGAGAGCCTGATTGTTCATTCTATTTTCGAGAGTGAGGAGATGGTAAACTCCTTTATGTGCTCGCGCAAAAGATTCCAATGAGGGAGTTGCACTTCCAAGCACCACAGGACATTTATGATTTCCCGCTCTTTCGATGGCGACATCCTTTGCATGGTATCTTGGGTTCTCTTCCTGCTTATAGCTGGTTTCGTGCTCTTCATCAATGATAATGATTCCGAGGTTTTCAAAAGGGGCAAAGATAGCCGATCGCGCTCCCACAACAACCTTGACTTCCTTCCGCTGAATCTTTCTCCATTCATCATACTTTTCTCCAGCTGAAAGGCCGCTGTGCATTACGGCAACCTGATTGCCAAATCTGCCCTTGAAGCGTTTGACCATCTGCGGAGTTAAAGAAATCTCAGGAACAAGGACAATGGCTTCTTTGCCATTCTCAAGCACTCGCTGAATGGATTGCAGATACACCTCAGTTTTTCCGCTTCCTGTTACCCCATAAAGCAAAAATGTTTCATGCCGGTTATTTTCAATAGAATTAAGGATCGGGATTATAGCCTTTCTCTGTCCATCGGTCAAAAAGAGCGGTTCAGTTCTTTCGAATTCACGGTCTCCAAATGGATTTCGATAAATTTCCACGTCCCTCTGCCCAAGCAGCCCTTTTTGCATAAGCCCTTTTATGGTGGACGATGTTATTCCAAACAAGGAAAATAACTCTTTCTGATCGACCGGTCCTTCCTCATGAAGAAAATACTCAAGCACTTCTTTCTGCTTGGTTGCGTTGCCCGGAAGCTGTTGAAGATAATCAGCAAGCTTATTAGGGTCAGCAGCCGCGAATACCTGCTTTACTTTTTTCTTTTTCACTCGTTCTTTTACTTGGTAGATAATTTCGATATTTCCATTGGATGCTTCCTTTTGAAGAAGCGGCAAAGCTCCGCTCTTTACTGCATCATCCCATAAAATTTCTTCAGTTTTCTGGAAGAGAGCAGATACTCTTTCAGGAAGCAGTTTACGATCTGCATTTTTTGCCATTACAAGCTTCTTTTCGTATTTTGCCTTCAATGCTGCAGGCAGCATTGCCTGAAAGGCAGAGATTTTGTAGCATAATGTTTTTTCTGTCAGCCATTCACCTAGAGTCAAGAGCTCCTGATTAAGGACTGGATTTAAGTCCATCGGCTCTGAAATGGATTTAAGCTGCTGAAAATCGGACTCTGCTTGTAATGCTGTTACAAACCCCTGGATCTTCCTAGGTCCAAATGGAACAACAACCCTCATGCCGGGGAGAATGACACCTTCCAGATGAGAGGGTATTTTGTAGTCAAATGCCCGGTCTGTCTGTTTGGCAGGTACATCGACAATGACTCTCGCAATATTCATTCATGCTCATCCTTTAGCAAGATCGCAGCTTCTTCAAGAATTTTTACTGCAACATCCTTTTTTGCCATAAGCGGAAGCTTTTCCGAAGACCCATCTTTTTTAAAAAATGTAACAATATTGGTGTCTGTTCCAAAGCCTGCTCCTTCTGCAGTTACATTATTGGCTACGATCAGATCGGCATTTTTCCTCTTTAGCTTGCCCTGTGCATACTCATCAACCTGTTCAGTTTCAGCCGCAAACCCTATAAGGATTTGCTTCTTCTTTTTTGTCCCAATTCGAATAATATATCTTTTGTTCTTTCAAGTTCCAATAATTCATCCCCGGGCTGTTTTTTCATTTTTTGCGCAGAAGTCACCTTTGGACGATAATCGGAGACTGCAGCGGTCTTAATGACAACATCCGCATGATCAAATTCGCTTATTGCCGCTTGATACATTTCCTCAGCAGATTCTACCTTTATCAGTTTTAAGCCAGCAGGAGCATTAATTGTAACCGGACCGGATATCAATACAACTTCAGCTCCTGCAGATACAGCTGCTTCCGCAATTGCATAGCCCATTTTACCTGAAGAATGGTTTGTAATATAACGGACAGGATCAATTTTTTCCCTTGTTGGGCCGGCAGTTATGACCACTTTCCGGCCAGATAGCTCCAATCTGGAAGGCTTAAAAAATTCTTCAATTGTATCTATAATTTTCTCTGGTTCTTCCAGCCTGCCTTTTCCAACATAGCCGCATGCAAGATACCCTTCTGAAGGCTCTATGAATCTGCATCCAAAACGATATAAGGTTTCAATATTTTTCTGGACAGCAGGATGGCTGTACATATGTACATTCATTGCAGGCGCAATCCAGATTGGTGATGAGGCCGCCAAAAGGGTTGTTGTGATCATATTGTCTGCAATTCCATTGGCCAGCTTTCCGATTACATTTGCTGTAGCAGGAGCAACTAGAATCAAATCGGCCCAATCAGCCAGGTCGATATGAGCAATTACTTTCGAATCTTTTTCATCGAAAGTGTCGGTGTAAACATCATGTCTTGAAAGAGCCTGAAAGGTTAATGGTGCTACAAACTTAGCAGCCGATTCACTTAGGATAACTTTCACCTGCGCTCCAGCCTGAGTAAGCTTGCTCGTTAAGGCTGCAGCTTTATAAACAGCAATTCCGCCGGTTACACATAATAATATCTTCTTTCCAGTCAGCATTATATGACCCCACCAATCTAAAAAAATAATTCATCTCTATGAA
This window of the Cytobacillus pseudoceanisediminis genome carries:
- a CDS encoding Stp1/IreP family PP2C-type Ser/Thr phosphatase, translating into MKAVFMTDQGKVRQHNEDNGGIYVNSKGQRLAIVADGMGGHRAGDVASEMTLTSLKGFWDQTDDFQTAEEAEGWLRKYIAEVNTILYEHSKENEQCEGMGTTVVAAICTDRFATIANIGDSRCYILNESGFQQLTEDHSLVNELVRSGQITKEDAEHHPRKNVLLRALGTEAAVEMDIKTITFEEGDLLLLCSDGLSNKVDVAEMIEILKSGRTLEEKASVLIEQANNNGGEDNITLVIAEYFESNESGMINDD
- the rlmN gene encoding 23S rRNA (adenine(2503)-C(2))-methyltransferase RlmN; the encoded protein is MEQTAAEKITEAEQKPSVYTLQLNELKDWLKENNEKAFRAEQIFDWLYTKRITSFEDMTNLSKGLRDTLSANFSLTTLKTIIQQESADGTIKFLFELHDGYSIETVLMRHDYGNSVCVTTQVGCRIGCTFCASTLGGLKRNLEAGEIVAQVVKVQQALDETDERVSSVVIMGIGEPFDNYDSMLSFLKIINHDKGLNIGARHITVSTSGIIPKIYKFADENMQINFAISLHAPNTEIRSRLMPINRAYKLPDLMDSIRYYINKTGRRVSFEYGLFGGVNDQVEHAEELAKLIKNVKCHVNLIPVNYVPERDYVRTPKDQIFAFEKTLKNHGINVTIRREHGHDIDAACGQLRAKERKEETR
- the rsmB gene encoding 16S rRNA (cytosine(967)-C(5))-methyltransferase RsmB, yielding MKKLKKKNVRETALELLEAIEKNQSYSNLLLNNAIKKNEIDQKDIGLLTELTYGTLQRRMTLDFYLQPFLAGNKKIESWVNQLLRLTLYQMVFLDKIPDRAAIFEAVEIAKRWGHKGISGMVNGVLRNVQRKGLPDLEQIEDSVERLSIETSHPAWLVKRWADQLGFEETKKMCEINLTAPLQTARVNEVKASREECLSLLKEEGFEVEPSQFIPVAIKCLRGNLANSRVFKDGLITIQDESSMLAAYALGGNPNEKILDACAAPGGKTTHIAEKMQNTGQVISLDLHEHKVKLINDNADRLGLSNIKTNALDSRKVQEHYEKESFDRILVDAPCSGLGVMRRKPDMKYTKKEDDLYHLHKIQRNLLDAVSPLLKKGGILVYSTCTVDKEENQHVVQSFLKNNAEFEGDISVRERMPKAIAPFIDNFELQILPQDIGSDGFYIACLRKKVQ
- the def gene encoding peptide deformylase, translated to MAVKKIVSYPAEVLEAECEPVKVFDKKLGKLLNDMYDTMIEFDGVGLAAPQIGLSRQIAIVDIDDEFGTIEIINPEILETNGEQTGPEGCLSFPGLYGEVTRPEYVKIKAQDRKGKYFTLEAEDFLARAILHEIDHLHGVLFTSKVTRYLNEEELEGLEAE
- the priA gene encoding primosomal protein N' translates to MNIARVIVDVPAKQTDRAFDYKIPSHLEGVILPGMRVVVPFGPRKIQGFVTALQAESDFQQLKSISEPMDLNPVLNQELLTLGEWLTEKTLCYKISAFQAMLPAALKAKYEKKLVMAKNADRKLLPERVSALFQKTEEILWDDAVKSGALPLLQKEASNGNIEIIYQVKERVKKKKVKQVFAAADPNKLADYLQQLPGNATKQKEVLEYFLHEEGPVDQKELFSLFGITSSTIKGLMQKGLLGQRDVEIYRNPFGDREFERTEPLFLTDGQRKAIIPILNSIENNRHETFLLYGVTGSGKTEVYLQSIQRVLENGKEAIVLVPEISLTPQMVKRFKGRFGNQVAVMHSGLSAGEKYDEWRKIQRKEVKVVVGARSAIFAPFENLGIIIIDEEHETSYKQEENPRYHAKDVAIERAGNHKCPVVLGSATPSLESFARAHKGVYHLLTLENRMNNQALPSVDIIDMREELREGNRSMFSRKLLEKIKDRLGKKEQIVLFLNKRGHSSFVMCRDCGYVINCPHCDISLTYHRYNQQMKCHYCGYEAPVPNACPECESEHIRYFGTGTQKVEEELAKILPEAKVIRMDVDTTSRKGAHEKLLDQFQEGHADILLGTQMIAKGLDFPNITLVGVLSADTMLHLPDFRSSEKTFQLLTQVSGRAGRHELEGEVIIQTYTPEHYSIELAGEQDYDKFYEREMMVRKIHRYPPFYYISLVTVSHEELMKAVSVTEKITQYIQSKLSAESKVLGPVASPIPRINNRYRYQCLIKYKREPELGLALKKVLDNYQQDIATGGLSVSIDLNPYILM